A single Plasmodium knowlesi strain H genome assembly, chromosome: 13 DNA region contains:
- a CDS encoding exosome complex component RRP41, putative → MPLVEYVNEEGYRLDGRKEDECRLIKINVGNENIFTDADGFAFYEIGNTKLLSYIQGPTELKKSEEKCSIKCEVFLSPFNVYEKKKKKTKDSVTNEISAYIRNICENIILLDLYKNSEINIFLYIIERDGGVKHAAINTCILALIDAGIAIKYFISACSVLYLQNRILVDGNQLEINSGAPELTMVIELNTHKIILLEFDAEVPIDIFEAMVRTCMDCCVNLGNVMKLTVKENAIKLLCLNNMLNA, encoded by the coding sequence ATGCCGCTTGTGGAGTACGTCAATGAGGAGGGGTACAGACTTGACgggagaaaggaagacgAATGCAGGTTGATAAAAATCAACGTGGGGAACGAAAATATATTCACGGATGCAGACGGATTTGCATTTTACGAAATAGGGAACACAAAACTCTTGTCGTACATACAAGGACCAACTGAATTAAAGAAGTCGGAAGAAAAGTGCTCCATAAAATGTGAAGTATTCCTCTCTCCATTTAAtgtgtatgaaaaaaaaaaaaaaaaaaccaaagaTAGTGTAACAAATGAAATAAGTGCGTATATAAGAAATATCtgtgaaaatattatccTCCTcgatttatataaaaattcagaaataaacattttcctttacataATAGAGCGTGATGGAGGGGTGAAACATGCTGCCATAAACACCTGCATCCTAGCATTAATAGACGCAGGTATAGCTATTAAGTACTTTATATCTGCCTGCTCAGTTCTGTACTTACAAAATCGTATCCTTGTggatgggaaccagttagaAATAAACTCCGGTGCCCCCGAACTGACTATGGTCATTGAACTCAACActcataaaattattttgctaGAATTTGATGCGGAAGTCCCTATTGATATTTTCGAAGCCATGGTTCGCACTTGCATGGACTGTTGTGTCAATTTGGGCAACGTCATGAAATTAACTGTAAAGGAAAACGCCATCAAGCTTTTGTGTTTGAATAATATGTTAAATGCCTGA
- a CDS encoding DNA mismatch repair protein, Msh2p-like protein: protein MENHEGVELNDEQILCLYIDTKKYQKTVGVCFYNYLKYEFLMTEFIDNGYFTALESLLIQKRPYKCFFNSMNDVVDDERLLNLFKMCNIEASTLERKKYDVSNLQEELKLIIPQNDDVRNYDKHLELQNACRCLMVLINHLKVKENKDIHNQCRINIHNMDLYMRLDKAAISALNILPNKKNTNSYSNNTSLLKFLNKCNTTIGYKKLVSWLTQPLTSVAEINKRLNIVETFIEDDDLRNNVYCNYLKRIPELDKLNHYLKEINQNNELKGNSKYNEEMILKDIVKLYYAILDFKEIYFSLVSIQGKHKQTIIEMVVNPLHEVLNNFSKLLDMIEMTIDLKEIEENKVYLISKNFDEELEQISNEKNALMKKIKRHKEEVEEDLFSDVCDRRYKRTNREDIRLVDCNTNVFLFRVSKKDFSLIQHQKKCISVRMNKNELLFTTKTLKGLCKEYEHCLNIYNTLQLEIVKKTICAVSTYTPVIEKFIDIVSTLDVLVSFAVVCYNSPFPYVRPTVVEGGENVIMKKSRHPLLELQHNLSNFIPNDIHMNKKESRLIIVTGPNMGGKSTYIRQTAIICILAQIGMFVPCDVCEVPVFSQVMCRVGASDFQLKGISTFLSEMIEASAIVKNADQNSFIIVDELGRGTSTYEGLGISWSIGKYILDHIKCFCLFATHFHEISNIAYQCEGVINRHVETTIDQKQKKICFLYEIKDGASNKSYGVNVAEIAKLPKDVIEKAYEKVEELESAENKYYLKEKLNIDTSSSINENYKNKISNYMKIKEEINYLFSSSSESEFMDRFMSKKNYLKELAI, encoded by the coding sequence atggaaaaccaCGAGGGTGTAGAACTAAACGATGAACAAATATTGTGTCTGTATATTGACACGAAGAAGTACCAGAAAACAGTAGGTGTATGCTTCTATAACTATTTAAAGTACGAATTTTTGATGACCGAATTTATTGACAATGGATACTTCACGGCCTTGGAATCCTTGTTGATACAGAAGAGGCCATACAAGTGCTTTTTTAACAGCATGAATGATGTGGTTGATGACGAGAGGCTtctaaatttatttaaaatgtgcAACATAGAGGCTTCTACcctggagaggaaaaaatacgaTGTATCAAATTTGCAAGAGGAgttaaaattaataattccACAAAATGACGATGTTCGAAATTACGATAAACATTTAGAGTTACAAAACGCATGTAGGTGCTTAATGGTTTTAATAAACCATTTGAaagttaaagaaaataaagacatACACAACCAGTGCAGAATTAACATACACAACATGGATCTCTACATGAGATTGGACAAGGCGGCTATTAGCGCACTAAATATACTTCCCAACAAAAAGAACACAAACAGTTACAGTAACAATACTAGTTtgctaaaatttttaaataagtgTAACACAACCATCGGGTATAAGAAGTTAGTGTCTTGGTTAACGCAGCCTTTGACAAGTGTTGCCGAAATTAATAAACGATTAAATATCGTTGAAACATTCATAGAAGATGATGATTTGCGGAACAACGTGTATTGTAATTACCTGAAAAGGATCCCCGAGTTGGATAAACTAAACCATTACTTAAAGGAGATTAATCAAAATAACGAACTAAAGGGGAACTCCAAatataatgaagaaatgatTCTAAAAGATATTGTCAAGCTGTATTATGCTATTTTGGACTTTAAGGAAATATACTTTTCCTTAGTATCAATTCAAGGAAAACACAAGCAAACGATAATTGAAATGGTTGTGAACCCCCTGCATGAAGTATTAAATAACTTCTCCAAATTGTTAGACATGATCGAAATGACCATAGATCTGaaagaaattgaagaaaataaagtttACTTAATTTCTAAAAATTTTGATGAAGAATTGGAACAAATatcaaacgaaaaaaatgctttaatgaaaaaaattaaaagacaTAAGGAGGAAGTCGAAGAGGATTTATTTTCAGACGTATGTGACAGACGTTATAAGAGGACCAACAGGGAGGACATCCGACTGGTAGATTGTAACACAAACGTATTCCTATTTAGAGTATCTAAAAAGGATTTCTCCCTAATTCAgcaccaaaaaaaatgcatatcaGTTCGCATGAATAAAAACGAGCTCCTCTTCACAACGAAAACTTTAAAAGGTCTATGTAAAGAGTATGAACATTgtttaaatatatacaacaCGTTGCAACTGGAAATTGTCAAAAAGACTATATGTGCCGTGTCGACCTACACACCTGTGATCGAAAAATTTATAGATATTGTATCCACCTTGGATGTGTTAGTATCCTTCGCTGTTGTTTGTTATAATTCCCCCTTTCCGTATGTAAGGCCAACTGTAGTAGAAGGCGGGGAGAAtgtaattatgaaaaaatcaaGACACCCTTTGTTAGAACTACAACACAACTTGAGTAACTTCATTCCAAATGATATTCacatgaataaaaaagaaagcagaTTGATAATAGTTACTGGGCCGAACATGGGAGGGAAAAGTACGTACATCAGGCAGACAGCTATAATTTGTATCCTGGCTCAAATAGGTATGTTTGTGCCTTGCGATGTTTGTGAAGTTCCTGTTTTTAGTCAAGTCATGTGTAGAGTAGGTGCTTCTGATTTTCAGTTAAAGGGTATATCGACCTTCCTGTCCGAAATGATAGAAGCATCTGCTATTGTTAAAAATGCAGACCAAAATTCCTTCATCATTGTGGATGAATTGGGAAGGGGGACATCTACCTATGAAGGGCTAGGCATCAGTTGGTCCATTGGCAAATACATTTTGGACCACATAAAATGCTTCTGTTTATTTGCTACACATTTTCATGAAATTTCAAACATTGCTTATCAGTGTGAGGGAGTCATCAACAGACATGTCGAAACCACCATTGAtcagaagcaaaaaaaaatctgcttCTTGTACGAAATTAAGGATGGCGCATCGAACAAAAGCTATGGTGTCAATGTTGCTGAAATAGCCAAGTTACCAAAAGACGTGATTGAAAAGGCCTACGAAAAAGTAGAAGAACTGGAGTCAGCGGAAAATAAATACTACCTCAAGGAAAAGCTAAACATTGACACATCCTCCAGTATTAatgaaaattacaaaaataaaatttccaacTATATGaaaattaaggaagaaattaattacctcttttcttcctccagtGAGAGTGAGTTTATGGACAGATTCATGTCGAAGAAGAATTACTTGAAGGAGCTAGCCATTTAA
- a CDS encoding CorA-like Mg2+ transporter protein, putative, whose amino-acid sequence MPEEKKLNKPLLNMSDNDGEVKGNANEDGEEISTLGGMPKYHGGQHHDMKNLMRRNEKKIRSENIYMDYLKTRFKRNGREEFTKYGSALDENGRESSECKDAHFGRKIFPYSKENKGSSGKEMEEYAKNEDCKLRIKCFNRYLKHYVHKISSGETVQYSLQTHELLKIVHQIKGENTPINSSGLAQYRDIRQLLSSNSNTRFDISPKRNCVLINLPYRKCIIFKDFLLYIPTFTNNPIPEVAEKEEKMCKYFIENAKVISLIKDSLPFEILILEAIFVDICEELKNEIEPVICEAEKLFQIISNNLSIYKCINKLTEMRRKIKIIDEKVQSVYKAIHTVLNNDEDVRRLEVSYFGDKPELWEKCDPTPNNEDTEMLLEYYSHEIDEFLKIIRRTDESLDDVLQMVELNLDDARNNVLKLELGLKIYGIIITVVGTVASIFGMNLKNGFESDQYVFWTLAFSLMLITVFCLFYVIMSFKRVNI is encoded by the coding sequence ATGCCTGAAGAGAAGAAACTGAACAAACCCCTGCTCAACATGAGTGACAATGATGGGGAAGTTAAGGGAAATGCTAATGAGGACGGAGAGGAGATCAGCACGCTAGGGGGGATGCCCAAGTATCACGGAGGCCAACATCACgatatgaaaaatttaatgagaaggaatgaaaagaaaataagaagtgaaaatatatatatggattaCCTCAAAACGAGGTTTAAAAGGAACGGCAGGGAGGAATTTACCAAGTATGGGAGTGCACTGGACGAAAACGGAAGGGAAAGCAGCGAGTGTAAAGATGCCCATTTTggtagaaaaatatttccctactcgaaagaaaacaaaggaaGTTCTGGCAAAGAGATggaggaatatgcaaaaaatgagGACTGCAAGTTACGCATTAAATGCTTTAATAGATATTTAAAACACTATGTTCATAAAATAAGTAGCGGAGAAACAGTACAGTACTCACTACAGACACATGAATTGTTAAAGATAGTGCACcaaataaaaggagaaaacacTCCGATAAATTCTAGCGGTCTAGCCCAATACAGAGATATAAGACAATTACTCTCGAGCAATAGCAACACCAGATTCGATATATCCCCAAAGAGAAACTGTGTCCTTATCAATTTGCCCTATAGAAAATGCATCATATTTAAAGATTTCCTACTGTACATTCCGACATTCACAAACAATCCAATTCCTGAAGTtgcagagaaggaagaaaaaatgtgtaaatacTTTattgaaaatgcaaaagtcATTTCGTTAATTAAAGATTCTTTACCTTTCGAGATACTAATTTTAGAAGCCATCTTTGTTGATATATGTGAAGAACtgaagaacgaaatagaacCCGTAATATGTGAAGCAGAAAAGCTATTCCAAATTATAAGTAACAATTTAAGcatatacaaatgtataaataAATTGACAGAAATGCGGAGAAAGATCAAAATTATTGATGAGAAAGTACAGAGTGTATATAAAGCCATACATACAGTGTTAAATAATGATGAAGATGTTCGAAGATTAGAGGTTTCCTATTTTGGAGATAAACCAGAATTATGGGAAAAATGTGATCCTACTCCTAATAATGAGGACACGGAAATGTTACTAGAATATTACTCGCACGAAAttgatgaatttttaaaaatcatTCGTAGAACTGATGAATCTTTAGATGATGTACTCCAAATGGTAGAGCTCAATTTAGACGACGCAAGAAATAATGTGCTAAAATTAGAGCTAGGGTTGAAAATATATGGCATCATTATAACCGTTGTTGGTACTGTTGCATCAATTTTTGGGATGAACTTGAAAAACGGCTTTGAAAGCGACCAGTACGTATTCTGGACGCTCGCTTTTTCGCTCATGCTCATAACGGTGTTTTGCTTGTTTTATGTCATCATGTCTTTTAAGCGGGTCAACATTTAG